From Pieris rapae chromosome 3, ilPieRapa1.1, whole genome shotgun sequence, a single genomic window includes:
- the LOC110991838 gene encoding uncharacterized protein LOC110991838 isoform X1 has product MEAKEESSSMRNIQEQELVNVEHNSSKDTLKERGQGDGDDEVCETTSNEKETFTQIVQRSADTQSNTSLEPNDQQTNSVEHVERSHMAISIYENSATSSHFIRQASCSKNMTNSNDFIDSCCEKAPSESEKTSSEKTSNEKLYIQETNEPSTSGLPIVSTSKCESTSCNSEGKENKKRPSTLRLKRPVPEGEDSSSDTGNDDYSLGSEDGCIYTYRGGEHLADLPSSFFSLDMGLPLTPNSAIAPAVPAVPQAVNNRPGSRASSPDMDFLEMDFDPGPSCEADTGDESTPEADIEVVSVPEVNEHVIRGTSPEYQPGVVQPLMHPVAQSSTVNKPSIFDVPSTSSDNVHVQDHCNIVKKLRVTRTEYITHVNVRGECLRVRRTMANDPNPEPNTAHGSSGDLVSAREILNYNEEKKDVGMAHKINQGENATIDSVNLTTALYHVNMAKRLMTDQPKSDEGQSSTCENEPEPVAGPSQASEPCVEAPRCMVWSEREACERQVTQIGTSACGATAIVNVFLALGVPVNTERINVAVGTRQRANNAPIPRYLLSRSVAGCTASDIVTGIQKASDGLVTARFFPTYPERSISLLHWLADWISLGAVPILTLNLQLGSEGEVPDAWHHQMVFGVSPRGVYLCNPVVCVSEGVVWSRLVSPSVLLVRSRDIVARFDPETDMSPLTAVPDVRFHRMNVLGQVANVLREWRYSGCTEADTRTRHIAIPASYQAGITVAALTGSEAHRRLMHAPHLTAYTEP; this is encoded by the exons atgGAAGCTAAGGAAGAATCTTCATCAATGAGGAATATACAGGAACAAGAATTAGTTAACGTAGAACACAATTCGAGTAAAGACACGTTAAAGGAAAGAGGACAAGGTGATGGCGATGACGAAGTGTGCGAAACGACGTCAAACGAAAAAGAAACTTTTACACAAATTGTACAGAGGTCAGCTGATACACAAAGTAATACAAGTTTAGAACCTAATGACCAACAAACCAATTCTGTGGAACACGTAGAAAGATCACATATGGCCATTTCAATTTACGAAAATAGTGCAACAAGTTCACATTTTATAAGGCAAGCAAGCTGTAGCAAGAATATGACTAATTCTAATGATTTTATAGACTCATGTTGTGAAAAAGCTCCAAGTGAAAGTGAAAAAACTAGTAGTGAAAAAACTAGTAACGAAAAGCTCTACATTCAAGAAACCAATGAACCTTCTACAAGTGGCCTTCCTATAGTTTCAACTAGCAAATGTGAAAGCACATCTTGTAATAGTGAaggaaaagaaaataagaaaagacCATCAACACTAAGGCTCAAAAGGCCTGTGCCTGAAGGTGAAGACAGTTCAAGTGATACAGGAAATGATGATTATTCACTGGGATCTGAAGATGGttgtatttatacatatagagGTGGTGAACATTTAGCTGATCTCCCAAGTTCTTTCTTCAGCTTAGATATGGGATTACCATTGACCCCAAATTCAGCAATAGCTCCAGCTGTGCCAGCTGTACCTCAAGCAGTAAATAACAGACCTGGTTCACGAGCTTCCAGTCCTGATATGGACTTCTTGGAAATGGACTTTGACCCTGGACCCTCCTGCGAAGCAGACACAGGTGACGAATCAACACCTGAAGCTGATATAGAGGTTGTTAGTGTTCCTGAAGTCAATGAGCATGTTATAAGAGGAACATCACCAGAATATCAGCCTGGTGTGGTACAGCCACTTATGCATCCTGTAGCACAAAGTAGTACTGTTAATAAACCATCAATATTTGATGTGCCATCTACTAGCAGTGATAATGTTCATGTACAGGATCACTGTAACATAGTTAAAAAGTTAAGGGTAACTCGTACAGAGTACATTACTCATGTGAATGTGAGAGGAGAGTGCCTAAGAGTTCGGAGGACAATGGCTAATGATCCAAATCCTGAACCAAATACTGCACATGGCTCCAGCGGTGATTTGGTTTCAGCtagagaaattttaaatt ACAATGAAGAAAAAAAGGATGTAGGCATGgctcataaaataaatcaaggtGAAAATGCAACAATTGACTCGGTTAACTTGACAACAGCATTATATCATGTCAACATGGCAAAGAGACTTATGACTGATCAGCCTAAAAGTGATGAAGGTCAAAGTTCTACTTGTGAG AATGAGCCTGAGCCTGTGGCTGGTCCCTCACAGGCTAGTGAACCTTGTGTAGAAGCTCCACGGTGCATGGTGTGGTCTGAGCGAGAAGCATGTGAAAGACAAGTCACGCAGATAGGCACATCTGCCTGTGGCGCTACAGCAATAGTTAACGTATTT CTTGCACTAGGAGTTCCTGTAAATACTGAAAGAATTAATGTTGCAGTAGGCACAAGACAAAGGGCCAACAATGCACCTATACCAAG GTATTTATTGTCACGCTCTGTGGCGGGTTGCACGGCATCAGATATCGTCACAGGCATACAAAAGGCCTCAGATGGCTTGGTCACAGCGAGATTCTTCCCAACATATCCCGAAAGAAGTATTTCATTGTTACATTGGCTTGCTGATTGGATTTCATTGG gtGCAGTACCAATCCTCACCTTAAACCTTCAGCTGGGTAGCGAAGGTGAGGTCCCAGATGCCTGGCACCATCAGATGGTGTTTGGGGTGTCTCCTAGGGGAGTGTACCTGTGTAACCCAGTGGTATGCGTCTCCGAAGGGGTTGTCTGGTCACGACTGGTGTCCCCTTCAGTGCTTCTGGTGAGGTCGAGGGATATCGTGGCCAGATTTGACCCAGAGACTGATATGTCCCCTTTGACAGCGGTGCCTGATGTCCGGTTTCATAGGATGAATGTGCTTG gTCAAGTGGCAAACGTCCTTCGCGAATGGCGTTACTCGGGTTGTACGGAAGCGGATACGCGTACACGTCACATAGCTATCCCGGCTTCGTACCAGGCCGGGATCACTGTGGCGGCTCTCACGGGCTCCGAGGCCCATAGGCGGCTTATGCACGCACCGCATTTAACTGCGTATACAGAGCCCTGA
- the LOC110991838 gene encoding uncharacterized protein LOC110991838 isoform X2, with product MEAKEESSSMRNIQEQELVNVEHNSSKDTLKERGQGDGDDEVCETTSNEKETFTQIVQRSADTQSNTSLEPNDQQTNSVEHVERSHMAISIYENSATSSHFIRQASCSKNMTNSNDFIDSCCEKAPSESEKTSSEKTSNEKLYIQETNEPSTSGLPIVSTSKCESTSCNSEGKENKKRPSTLRLKRPVPEGEDSSSDTGNDDYSLGSEDGCIYTYRGGEHLADLPSSFFSLDMGLPLTPNSAIAPAVPAVPQAVNNRPGSRASSPDMDFLEMDFDPGPSCEADTGDESTPEADIEVVSVPEVNEHVIRGTSPEYQPGVVQPLMHPVAQSSTVNKPSIFDVPSTSSDNVHVQDHCNIVKKLRVTRTEYITHVNVRGECLRVRRTMANDPNPEPNTAHGSSGDLVSAREILNYNEEKKDVGMAHKINQGENATIDSVNLTTALYHVNMAKRLMTDQPKSDEGQSSTCEPEPVAGPSQASEPCVEAPRCMVWSEREACERQVTQIGTSACGATAIVNVFLALGVPVNTERINVAVGTRQRANNAPIPRYLLSRSVAGCTASDIVTGIQKASDGLVTARFFPTYPERSISLLHWLADWISLGAVPILTLNLQLGSEGEVPDAWHHQMVFGVSPRGVYLCNPVVCVSEGVVWSRLVSPSVLLVRSRDIVARFDPETDMSPLTAVPDVRFHRMNVLGQVANVLREWRYSGCTEADTRTRHIAIPASYQAGITVAALTGSEAHRRLMHAPHLTAYTEP from the exons atgGAAGCTAAGGAAGAATCTTCATCAATGAGGAATATACAGGAACAAGAATTAGTTAACGTAGAACACAATTCGAGTAAAGACACGTTAAAGGAAAGAGGACAAGGTGATGGCGATGACGAAGTGTGCGAAACGACGTCAAACGAAAAAGAAACTTTTACACAAATTGTACAGAGGTCAGCTGATACACAAAGTAATACAAGTTTAGAACCTAATGACCAACAAACCAATTCTGTGGAACACGTAGAAAGATCACATATGGCCATTTCAATTTACGAAAATAGTGCAACAAGTTCACATTTTATAAGGCAAGCAAGCTGTAGCAAGAATATGACTAATTCTAATGATTTTATAGACTCATGTTGTGAAAAAGCTCCAAGTGAAAGTGAAAAAACTAGTAGTGAAAAAACTAGTAACGAAAAGCTCTACATTCAAGAAACCAATGAACCTTCTACAAGTGGCCTTCCTATAGTTTCAACTAGCAAATGTGAAAGCACATCTTGTAATAGTGAaggaaaagaaaataagaaaagacCATCAACACTAAGGCTCAAAAGGCCTGTGCCTGAAGGTGAAGACAGTTCAAGTGATACAGGAAATGATGATTATTCACTGGGATCTGAAGATGGttgtatttatacatatagagGTGGTGAACATTTAGCTGATCTCCCAAGTTCTTTCTTCAGCTTAGATATGGGATTACCATTGACCCCAAATTCAGCAATAGCTCCAGCTGTGCCAGCTGTACCTCAAGCAGTAAATAACAGACCTGGTTCACGAGCTTCCAGTCCTGATATGGACTTCTTGGAAATGGACTTTGACCCTGGACCCTCCTGCGAAGCAGACACAGGTGACGAATCAACACCTGAAGCTGATATAGAGGTTGTTAGTGTTCCTGAAGTCAATGAGCATGTTATAAGAGGAACATCACCAGAATATCAGCCTGGTGTGGTACAGCCACTTATGCATCCTGTAGCACAAAGTAGTACTGTTAATAAACCATCAATATTTGATGTGCCATCTACTAGCAGTGATAATGTTCATGTACAGGATCACTGTAACATAGTTAAAAAGTTAAGGGTAACTCGTACAGAGTACATTACTCATGTGAATGTGAGAGGAGAGTGCCTAAGAGTTCGGAGGACAATGGCTAATGATCCAAATCCTGAACCAAATACTGCACATGGCTCCAGCGGTGATTTGGTTTCAGCtagagaaattttaaatt ACAATGAAGAAAAAAAGGATGTAGGCATGgctcataaaataaatcaaggtGAAAATGCAACAATTGACTCGGTTAACTTGACAACAGCATTATATCATGTCAACATGGCAAAGAGACTTATGACTGATCAGCCTAAAAGTGATGAAGGTCAAAGTTCTACTTGTGAG CCTGAGCCTGTGGCTGGTCCCTCACAGGCTAGTGAACCTTGTGTAGAAGCTCCACGGTGCATGGTGTGGTCTGAGCGAGAAGCATGTGAAAGACAAGTCACGCAGATAGGCACATCTGCCTGTGGCGCTACAGCAATAGTTAACGTATTT CTTGCACTAGGAGTTCCTGTAAATACTGAAAGAATTAATGTTGCAGTAGGCACAAGACAAAGGGCCAACAATGCACCTATACCAAG GTATTTATTGTCACGCTCTGTGGCGGGTTGCACGGCATCAGATATCGTCACAGGCATACAAAAGGCCTCAGATGGCTTGGTCACAGCGAGATTCTTCCCAACATATCCCGAAAGAAGTATTTCATTGTTACATTGGCTTGCTGATTGGATTTCATTGG gtGCAGTACCAATCCTCACCTTAAACCTTCAGCTGGGTAGCGAAGGTGAGGTCCCAGATGCCTGGCACCATCAGATGGTGTTTGGGGTGTCTCCTAGGGGAGTGTACCTGTGTAACCCAGTGGTATGCGTCTCCGAAGGGGTTGTCTGGTCACGACTGGTGTCCCCTTCAGTGCTTCTGGTGAGGTCGAGGGATATCGTGGCCAGATTTGACCCAGAGACTGATATGTCCCCTTTGACAGCGGTGCCTGATGTCCGGTTTCATAGGATGAATGTGCTTG gTCAAGTGGCAAACGTCCTTCGCGAATGGCGTTACTCGGGTTGTACGGAAGCGGATACGCGTACACGTCACATAGCTATCCCGGCTTCGTACCAGGCCGGGATCACTGTGGCGGCTCTCACGGGCTCCGAGGCCCATAGGCGGCTTATGCACGCACCGCATTTAACTGCGTATACAGAGCCCTGA